TATTTTCCGTGAACTACTGGCTGGTGTATGTGGCGGAAGTGTATCTCACCTCAGGCCTGGTGGCGGTGCTGTTTTCTTCGATTGTGTTTCTGAACATTGCCAATGGGGCATTGTTTCTCGGGGCCCCGGTGGAACGGAAAATGGTGGTGGGGGCTGCCGTCGGGATTGTAGGGATCGGTCTGATTTTCATGCATGAGATTGAATCCTTTGACCTGACGGACAAAAATCTGCTGGGGATCGCTTTTGGATTTTCCAGCGTGCTGCTGGCGTCTTTGGGAAACATCACATCCGCCCGAAATTCCAGAGCTGATATCCCGGTGATTCAGGCCAATGCCTTTGGCATGGGGTATGGCGCCCTGGCCCTGGCGATTCTGGCCATCAGCCTTGGCAAATCCTTTGATTTTTCCATGACCCTGCCTTATGTGAGTTCCCTGTTTTACCTGGCGGTGTTTGGTTCCATTATCGCTTTTACCAGTTATCTGACCCTGATCCGTTCTCTGGGGGCGGACAAGGCCTCTTACAGCATCATGGTGGTTCCGGTGGTGGCGCTGATCATCTCTTCTTTTGTTGAAGGCTATGTCTGGAGTTTTTCCGCCATCGCCGGGCTCATCCTGGTGGTGGGCGGCAATTTTCTGGCATTGCACCGGCCGGCACCGCCCGGCACTAGTCGATGATGGCAGGGGTAAACAAAGGTCACATTTCATGCATAGGTCCATTTGGCATAGCGGAGCCCCTGGCGGGGTGCCTTGCTGCCGGACTGTCGGAGCCACTCTGTGGATTCCTGTCCGGCAGCAAGGCACCCCGACAGGGGCGGCACTCTACCGAAGCGGTTCCTCCTGCAAGGATGATCTGATAAACCCGTTGCAACGATTGATACATCTGTGGTATTTAACACTGTTATGAAACAATATGTTATAGACGGGTTGCGGCCCCAGGATTATGACCGGTTAAAGGAATACCTGGATGAATACACCCGGGTGGCCGGGATTGTGGGAATCTACTGGCTGCCCCTGGAAAAAGAAGTGCTCACACCTGTTCAGGCAGATCACAGGGATTGTGCGCCCCATGTGTTTGCCCTGAAACTGGAGCAGAGCTCACTGGCCTGTGAACTGCTGGTCAGAACCCAAAAACAGATCCGATGCGACTGCATGGCCTATGCCACAAGAGATCAACGGAACTGGTTGATTGATCAGACCGATGCCATTCTTGAAAAGCTGGACATTCGCATTTAAAAATATATTGGAAGTCACATGCTTAAATTAATACCATTGGGCGGGCTGGGAGAAATCGGCCTGAACATGATGGTGGTGGAATATGACGATGCCATGTTCATCATCGATGCGGGCCTTATGTTTCCGGAAGATTACATGCTGGGAGTGGATATCGTGATCCCGGCCATGGATTATATCCGGGAAAATCGCAGCAAAATTCACGGTATCATCATCACCCATGCCCATGAAGACCATATCGGGGCGTTGCCCTATCTGTTGAAGGAAATCCGGATTCCGGTCTATGGCACGGCCTTTACCCTGGAAATTGTCAGAAACAAACTGGTGGAATTTGAGCTCAACACCCGGGTGGATCTCAACGTGGTCAATCCGGGCGAGACCCTGTCCATGGACCCGTTTGAAATCGAGTTTATCCGGGTGAGTCATTCCACCATCGAAGGCGTGGGCCTGGCCATCCAGACCCCGGAAGGGGTGGTGATTCATACCGGGGATTTTCGGATCAGTCATAACACAGACCCCTTGAAAAACACGGACCTGTCATCCTTTGCCCGATACGGGGAAAAAGGAGTTCTGGCGTTGCTTTCCGACTCCACCAATGTGGAGGTGGAAGGGTACACCATGTCGGAGCAGGAGGTGGCCAAGAATCTGGGAAAAGTGATTTTTGCGGCAAGGGGCCGGGTGATTGTGACCTTGTTTGCCTCCAATGTGTTCCGGATCCAGCAGGTGATCGATATTGCCGTGAAAAACGGGCGGAAAGTGGTGTTCAACGGCCGGTCCATGGAGCAGATCGTTGCCGTGGCGGTCAAACTGGGCCATATATCCTGTCCGGCGGATACGATTATGGACATCAAACAGATCAAGAATCTGCCCGATGACAAGGTGCTGATCATCACCACCGGCAGCCAGGGAGAACCCATGTCCGCGCTGGTACGAATGGCATCGGGCGTGCACAAACACATCCGCATTAAAAAAGGGGACAATGTGATCCTGTCCTCCAAGCATATTCCCGGCAATGAAAAAGCCATTGCCAATATCATCAACAAACTGTATCGCCGGGGCGCGGATGTATTTTATTCCAAATCCGC
Above is a window of Desulfotignum balticum DSM 7044 DNA encoding:
- a CDS encoding DMT family transporter: MSMKDSLLYVLTIIIWGSTWIGIKFQLGTVDPMVSVVYRFALSSVILLVFCKLRGLSLKFSFKDHGFMALLGLLLFSVNYWLVYVAEVYLTSGLVAVLFSSIVFLNIANGALFLGAPVERKMVVGAAVGIVGIGLIFMHEIESFDLTDKNLLGIAFGFSSVLLASLGNITSARNSRADIPVIQANAFGMGYGALALAILAISLGKSFDFSMTLPYVSSLFYLAVFGSIIAFTSYLTLIRSLGADKASYSIMVVPVVALIISSFVEGYVWSFSAIAGLILVVGGNFLALHRPAPPGTSR
- a CDS encoding ribonuclease J; the encoded protein is MLKLIPLGGLGEIGLNMMVVEYDDAMFIIDAGLMFPEDYMLGVDIVIPAMDYIRENRSKIHGIIITHAHEDHIGALPYLLKEIRIPVYGTAFTLEIVRNKLVEFELNTRVDLNVVNPGETLSMDPFEIEFIRVSHSTIEGVGLAIQTPEGVVIHTGDFRISHNTDPLKNTDLSSFARYGEKGVLALLSDSTNVEVEGYTMSEQEVAKNLGKVIFAARGRVIVTLFASNVFRIQQVIDIAVKNGRKVVFNGRSMEQIVAVAVKLGHISCPADTIMDIKQIKNLPDDKVLIITTGSQGEPMSALVRMASGVHKHIRIKKGDNVILSSKHIPGNEKAIANIINKLYRRGADVFYSKSADIHASGHAHQEELKLMLTLTKPGYFIPIHGEYRHLVIHARLAEKMGIPREHVLVAEDGQVIVFDHKGGRIDGQVHTGRIMVDGKGIGDVGRSVLKERRELSEGGLVVVTMIIDEETGVVLYGPELISKGFVFDSATGHLVDDAQCVILEIVEEIEAGMDSRVELIRARLKKALKQYFSYTINRKPLIVPVIIEV